Proteins encoded together in one Lepisosteus oculatus isolate fLepOcu1 chromosome 2, fLepOcu1.hap2, whole genome shotgun sequence window:
- the araf gene encoding serine/threonine-protein kinase A-Raf, whose translation MKLSNGLSLSPPPLASRARCRSRAPAPLPLPPPGQAATMSSSSSSSSSEETSPGDTPRGGGTIRVYLPNKQRTVVNVRPGQTVHDSLDKALKVRGLTQECCAVFRLLEGRKKLTDWSTDITPLVGEELLVEVLDDVPLTMHNFVRKTFFKLAYCDFCHKFLFHGFRCQTCGYKFHQHCSSKVPTVCLDMDTVTKLRCSPNRGGDEYPQIPILLMPDGQSDPPFTPEPSGLSHMLLSPTSAFQFPLSGPDGQSLQRHRSTSTPNVYMVSSVDPSTVEDALKSNCLMGLDTSPKPSTSPPSLGSPGRRLPPPKSPSDHPKERKQSSSDDKKKVHRGGCRDSSYYWEVHWREVTMQKRIGTGSFGTVFKGKWHGDVAVKILKVKDPTPEQLQAFKNEMQVLRKTRHVNILLFMGFMTKPNFAIITQWCEGSSLYRHLHVTETKFDTMRRIDVARQTAQGMDYLHAKNIIHRDLKSNNIFLHEGWTVKIGDFGLATVKSRWSGSQQVEQPSGSILWMAPEVIRMQDVNPYSFQSDVYGYGVVLFELISGTLPYSNINNRDQIIFMVGRGYLSPDLSKLYSNCPKAMKRLIIDCLKFKREERPLFPQILVSIEHVQDLLPKIERSASEPSLHRAVHAEDLNPMLLHTTRLLPL comes from the exons ATGAAGCTGTCCAACGGCTTGAGCCTGTCACCTCCTCCTCTGGCCAGCAGGGCGCGCTGCCGAAGCAGGGCCCCCGCTCCTCTGCCTCTTCCTCCTCCCGGCCAGGCTGCCACGatgtcctcctcctcttcctcgtcctCCTCGGAGGAGACCAGCCCCGGGGACACGCCCCGCGGGGGGGGCACCATCCGTGTCTACCTCCCCAACAAGCAGCGCACTGTG GTGAACGTGCGCCCGGGGCAGACGGTTCATGACAGTCTGGACAAGGCCCTGAAGGTGCGGGGCCTGACGCAGGAGTGCTGTGCTGTCTTCCGGCTGCTCGAGGG TCGGAAGAAGCTGACAGATTGGAGCACTGACATCACCCCGCTGGTGGGGGAGGAGCTCCTGGTGGAGGTGCTGGACGACGTGCCGCTCACCATGCACAACTTC GTGCGCAAGACCTTCTTCAAGCTGGCCTACTGCGACTTCTGCCACAAGTTCCTCTTCCACGGCTTCCGCTGCCAGACCTGCGGGTACAAGTTCCACCAGCACTGCAGCAGCAAGGTGCCCACCGTGTGCTTGGATATGGACACCGTCACCAAGCT ccggtGTTCTCCAAATCGTGGCGGAGACGAGTACCCACAGATCCCCATCCTGCTGATGCCTGACGGCCAGAGCGACCCCCCCTTCACACCTGAGCCCTCTGG GCTGAGCCACATGCTGCTGTCCCCCACCTCCGCCTTCCAGTTCCCCCTGTCCGGGCCGGACGGGCAGTCTCTGCAGAGACACCGGTCCACCTCCACCCCCAACGTCTACATGGTCAGCAGCGTGGACCCGTCCACAGTCGAG GATGCGTTAAAATCAAATTGCTTGATGG GACTGGACACCTCGCCCAAGCCCTCCACCAGCCCCCCATCTCTGGGGTCCCCTGGTAGGAGGCTCCCTCCCCCGAAATCCCCCTCGGATCACCCCAAAGAACGCAAGCAGTCCTCCTCCGACGACAAGAAGAAGGTG CACCGGGGGGGCTGCAGGGACTCCAGCTACTACTGGGAGGTGCACTGGCGCGAGGTGACCATGCAGAAGCGGATCGGCACCGGCTCCTTCGGGACGGTCTTCAAGGGCAAGTGGCACGGAGACGTGGCCGTCAAGATCCTGAAGGTCAAGGACCCCACTCCCGAGCAGCTGCAGGCCTTCAAGAACGAGATGCAGGTCCTCCG GAAGACGCGTCATGTCAACATCCTGCTGTTCATGGGCTTCATGACCAAGCCCAACTTCGCCATCATCACGCAGTGGTGTGAGGGGAGCAGCCTGTACAGGCACCTGCACGTCACCGAGACCAAGTTCGACACCATGCGCCGCATCGACGTGGCGCGGCAGACCGCGCAGGGCATGGA ctaTCTGCATGCCAAAAACATAATCCACCGCGATCTCAAATCAAACA ATATCTTTCTGCACGAAGGCTGGACTGTGAAGATCGGAGATTTTGGACTGGCCACTGTGAAGTCTCGCTGGAGTGGCTCCCAGCAAGTAGAGCAGCCCAGCGGCTCAATTCTGTGGATG GCTCCGGAGGTGATCCGAATGCAGGATGTCAATCCCTACAGCTTCCAGTCGGACGTCTATGGATATGGAGTGGTGCTTTTTGAACTCATATCTGGAACATTGCCTTATTCCAATATCAACAACCGCGACCAG ATTATCTTCATGGTGGGACGGGGTTATCTGTCTCCTGATCTCAGTAAACTTTACAGTAACTGTCCGAAAGCCATGAAGAGACTCATCATTGACTGCCTGAAGTTTAAACGAGAGGAGAGGCCACTCTTCCCACAG ATCCTGGTGTCGATCGAACACGTTCAGGACCTGCTGCCGAAAATCGAGAGGAGCGCCTCGGAGCCCTCTCTCCACCGGGCGGTCCACGCCGAGGACCTCAACCCCATGCTTCTGCACACCACCCGGCTGCTTCCGCTCTGA
- the LOC102687532 gene encoding adiponectin receptor protein 1-like isoform X4: MATASPCKPGTAALGPGETPALPLEQDGAAEPGVSGGEGERQAAASRPQAPRDETMKSEEEEEEEEEEEEEEVDPVRVLTLPLQAHHAMEKMEEFVFKVWEGRWRVIPHDVLPDWLKDNDFLLHGHRPPMPSFRACFRSIFRLHTETGNIWTHLIGFFFFLILGIGYMFSPNINFVAPVQEKVVFGVFFLGAVLCLCFSWLFHTVYCHSEKVSRTFSKLDYSGIALLIMGSFVPWLYYSFYCSPQPRLIYLVIICVLGITAIVVSQWDRFATPQYRAVRAGVFLGLGLSGLVPTLHFMIAEGFLKATTAGQIGWLFLMAICYILGVALYAARIPERFFPGKCDIWMMSFFCINTTI; this comes from the exons ATGGCAACCGCCTCCCCCTGCAAGCCTGGCACGGCGGCGCTCGGGCCCGGCGAGACCCCGGCGCTCCCGCTGGAGCAGGACGGAGCAGCGGAGCCCGGAGTG AGTGGAggtgagggagagaggcaggCCGCAGCATCAAGGCCTCAggccccccgagacgagacgatGAAGagtgaggaggaagaggaggaggaggaggaggaggaggaggaggaagtggATCCAGTCCGTGTTCTTACACTGCCCCTGCAGGCCCATCACGCCATGGAGAAGATGGAGGAGTTTGTGTTCAAG GTGTGGGAGGGGCGTTGGAGGGTGATCCCTCATGACGTGCTTCCCGATTGGCTGAAGGACAACGACTTCCTGCTGCACGGGCACCGCCCCCCCATGCCTTCGTTCCGAGCCTGTTTCCGCAGCATCTTCCGGCTGCACACGGAGACGGGAAACATCTGGACACACCTGATTG GGTTCTTCTTCTTCCTGATCCTGGGCATCGGCTACATGTTCAGTCCCAACATCAACTTCGTGGCGCCGGTGCAGGAGAAGGTGGTGTTCGGGGTCTTCTTCCTGGGGGCCGTGCTGTGCCTCTGCTTCTCCTGGCTGTTCCACACCGTCTACTGCCACTCCGAGAAAGTGTCCCGCACCTTCTCCAA GTTGGATTACTCTGGCATCGCCCTGCTGATCATGGGCAGCTTCGTGCCCTGGCTCTACTACTCCTTCTACTGCTCCCCCCAGCCCCGCCTCATCTACCTGGTGATCATCTGCGTCCTGGGCATCACCGCCATCGTGGTGTCACAGTGGGATCGCTTCGCCACGCCACAGTACAGGGCCGTCCGCGCGG GGGTCTTCCTCGGGCTGGGGCTCAGCGGCCTGGTTCCCACCCTGCACTTCATGATCGCCGAGGGCTTCCTCAAGGCCACCACGGCGGGGCAGATAGGCTGGCTGTTCCTCATGGCCATCTGCTACATCCTGGGGGTGGCGCTGTACGCCGCCCGCATCCCCGAGAGGTTCTTCCCTGGCAAGTGTGACATCTGG ATGATGTCATTTTTCTGTATAAATACAACTATCTGA
- the LOC102687532 gene encoding adiponectin receptor protein 1-like isoform X5, translated as MATASPCKPGTAALGPGETPALPLEQDGAAEPGVSGGEGERQAAASRPQAPRDETMKSEEEEEEEEEEEEEEVDPVRVLTLPLQAHHAMEKMEEFVFKVWEGRWRVIPHDVLPDWLKDNDFLLHGHRPPMPSFRACFRSIFRLHTETGNIWTHLIGFFFFLILGIGYMFSPNINFVAPVQEKVVFGVFFLGAVLCLCFSWLFHTVYCHSEKVSRTFSKLDYSGIALLIMGSFVPWLYYSFYCSPQPRLIYLVIICVLGITAIVVSQWDRFATPQYRAVRAGVFLGLGLSGLVPTLHFMIAEGFLKATTAGQIGWLFLMAICYILGVALYAARIPERFFPGKCDIWPPDTCSSCSH; from the exons ATGGCAACCGCCTCCCCCTGCAAGCCTGGCACGGCGGCGCTCGGGCCCGGCGAGACCCCGGCGCTCCCGCTGGAGCAGGACGGAGCAGCGGAGCCCGGAGTG AGTGGAggtgagggagagaggcaggCCGCAGCATCAAGGCCTCAggccccccgagacgagacgatGAAGagtgaggaggaagaggaggaggaggaggaggaggaggaggaggaagtggATCCAGTCCGTGTTCTTACACTGCCCCTGCAGGCCCATCACGCCATGGAGAAGATGGAGGAGTTTGTGTTCAAG GTGTGGGAGGGGCGTTGGAGGGTGATCCCTCATGACGTGCTTCCCGATTGGCTGAAGGACAACGACTTCCTGCTGCACGGGCACCGCCCCCCCATGCCTTCGTTCCGAGCCTGTTTCCGCAGCATCTTCCGGCTGCACACGGAGACGGGAAACATCTGGACACACCTGATTG GGTTCTTCTTCTTCCTGATCCTGGGCATCGGCTACATGTTCAGTCCCAACATCAACTTCGTGGCGCCGGTGCAGGAGAAGGTGGTGTTCGGGGTCTTCTTCCTGGGGGCCGTGCTGTGCCTCTGCTTCTCCTGGCTGTTCCACACCGTCTACTGCCACTCCGAGAAAGTGTCCCGCACCTTCTCCAA GTTGGATTACTCTGGCATCGCCCTGCTGATCATGGGCAGCTTCGTGCCCTGGCTCTACTACTCCTTCTACTGCTCCCCCCAGCCCCGCCTCATCTACCTGGTGATCATCTGCGTCCTGGGCATCACCGCCATCGTGGTGTCACAGTGGGATCGCTTCGCCACGCCACAGTACAGGGCCGTCCGCGCGG GGGTCTTCCTCGGGCTGGGGCTCAGCGGCCTGGTTCCCACCCTGCACTTCATGATCGCCGAGGGCTTCCTCAAGGCCACCACGGCGGGGCAGATAGGCTGGCTGTTCCTCATGGCCATCTGCTACATCCTGGGGGTGGCGCTGTACGCCGCCCGCATCCCCGAGAGGTTCTTCCCTGGCAAGTGTGACATCTGG CCTCCAGATACCTGCTCTTCCTGCTCACACTAG
- the LOC102687532 gene encoding adiponectin receptor protein 1-like isoform X1: MATASPCKPGTAALGPGETPALPLEQDGAAEPGVSGGEGERQAAASRPQAPRDETMKSEEEEEEEEEEEEEEVDPVRVLTLPLQAHHAMEKMEEFVFKVWEGRWRVIPHDVLPDWLKDNDFLLHGHRPPMPSFRACFRSIFRLHTETGNIWTHLIGFFFFLILGIGYMFSPNINFVAPVQEKVVFGVFFLGAVLCLCFSWLFHTVYCHSEKVSRTFSKLDYSGIALLIMGSFVPWLYYSFYCSPQPRLIYLVIICVLGITAIVVSQWDRFATPQYRAVRAVPLAPDLPRAGGGRGLCPSPWSLPAAGLPVLAGRRLHLGHHAVSPSWAPGPPIKYCRAARLRAEREITDPAREERESYSLIGLFHHASFQQIPPCPPCQMQKHNNVHFSLACTTTVLQDREVDSSYKRTSPFLSGFCLFLVLRCAGGSRSGQEDLRAPARFSDVTRRVWRCVLRHFPLKTHP; this comes from the exons ATGGCAACCGCCTCCCCCTGCAAGCCTGGCACGGCGGCGCTCGGGCCCGGCGAGACCCCGGCGCTCCCGCTGGAGCAGGACGGAGCAGCGGAGCCCGGAGTG AGTGGAggtgagggagagaggcaggCCGCAGCATCAAGGCCTCAggccccccgagacgagacgatGAAGagtgaggaggaagaggaggaggaggaggaggaggaggaggaggaagtggATCCAGTCCGTGTTCTTACACTGCCCCTGCAGGCCCATCACGCCATGGAGAAGATGGAGGAGTTTGTGTTCAAG GTGTGGGAGGGGCGTTGGAGGGTGATCCCTCATGACGTGCTTCCCGATTGGCTGAAGGACAACGACTTCCTGCTGCACGGGCACCGCCCCCCCATGCCTTCGTTCCGAGCCTGTTTCCGCAGCATCTTCCGGCTGCACACGGAGACGGGAAACATCTGGACACACCTGATTG GGTTCTTCTTCTTCCTGATCCTGGGCATCGGCTACATGTTCAGTCCCAACATCAACTTCGTGGCGCCGGTGCAGGAGAAGGTGGTGTTCGGGGTCTTCTTCCTGGGGGCCGTGCTGTGCCTCTGCTTCTCCTGGCTGTTCCACACCGTCTACTGCCACTCCGAGAAAGTGTCCCGCACCTTCTCCAA GTTGGATTACTCTGGCATCGCCCTGCTGATCATGGGCAGCTTCGTGCCCTGGCTCTACTACTCCTTCTACTGCTCCCCCCAGCCCCGCCTCATCTACCTGGTGATCATCTGCGTCCTGGGCATCACCGCCATCGTGGTGTCACAGTGGGATCGCTTCGCCACGCCACAGTACAGGGCCGTCCGCGCGG TTCCACTCGCACCAGATCTTCCACGTGCTGGTGGTGGCCGGGGCCTGTGTCCATCTCCATGGAGTCTCCCAGCTGCAGGCCTTCCGGTCCTCGCTGGGCGGCGGCTGCACCTCGGACACCATGCTGTGAGCCCCTCCTGGGCCCCAGGCCCTCCGATCAAATACTGCCGCGCCGCCAGGCTGAGAGCAGAGAGGGAGATCACCGACCCAGCccgggaggagagagagagttacTCATTGATCGGATTATTCCACCATGCAAGTTTCCAGCAAATCCCTCCTTGTCCCCCTTGTCAAATGCAAAAGCACAACAACGTCCATTTTTCTCTTGCGTGCACAACCACAGTTCTACAGGACAGGGAAGTGGATTCTTCATATAAAAGGACATCTCCTTTCTTGAGTGGTTTCTGCCTGTTCCTTGTGCTGCGTTGTGCTGGTGGTAGCAGGTCAGGTCAGGAAGACCTCAGGGCTCCGGCTAGATTCTCTGACGTGACAAGGAGGGTCTGGCGATGTGTCCTTAGACACTTCCCCCTGAAAACTCATCCCTGA
- the LOC102687532 gene encoding adiponectin receptor protein 1-like isoform X2: protein MATASPCKPGTAALGPGETPALPLEQDGAAEPGVSGGEGERQAAASRPQAPRDETMKSEEEEEEEEEEEEEEVDPVRVLTLPLQAHHAMEKMEEFVFKVWEGRWRVIPHDVLPDWLKDNDFLLHGHRPPMPSFRACFRSIFRLHTETGNIWTHLIGFFFFLILGIGYMFSPNINFVAPVQEKVVFGVFFLGAVLCLCFSWLFHTVYCHSEKVSRTFSKLDYSGIALLIMGSFVPWLYYSFYCSPQPRLIYLVIICVLGITAIVVSQWDRFATPQYRAVRAGVFLGLGLSGLVPTLHFMIAEGFLKATTAGQIGWLFLMAICYILGVALYAARIPERFFPGKCDIWVSDISCFPSCGPMCWDREAGGCVGIGIGIRVLGLGKCVGTGIGIGACVLGLGLEPVCWYGEGLLGLGLASGPWTGIGKRKGVLGLGLGPVCWGCAHEAPHEGGWLNILRLCIC, encoded by the exons ATGGCAACCGCCTCCCCCTGCAAGCCTGGCACGGCGGCGCTCGGGCCCGGCGAGACCCCGGCGCTCCCGCTGGAGCAGGACGGAGCAGCGGAGCCCGGAGTG AGTGGAggtgagggagagaggcaggCCGCAGCATCAAGGCCTCAggccccccgagacgagacgatGAAGagtgaggaggaagaggaggaggaggaggaggaggaggaggaggaagtggATCCAGTCCGTGTTCTTACACTGCCCCTGCAGGCCCATCACGCCATGGAGAAGATGGAGGAGTTTGTGTTCAAG GTGTGGGAGGGGCGTTGGAGGGTGATCCCTCATGACGTGCTTCCCGATTGGCTGAAGGACAACGACTTCCTGCTGCACGGGCACCGCCCCCCCATGCCTTCGTTCCGAGCCTGTTTCCGCAGCATCTTCCGGCTGCACACGGAGACGGGAAACATCTGGACACACCTGATTG GGTTCTTCTTCTTCCTGATCCTGGGCATCGGCTACATGTTCAGTCCCAACATCAACTTCGTGGCGCCGGTGCAGGAGAAGGTGGTGTTCGGGGTCTTCTTCCTGGGGGCCGTGCTGTGCCTCTGCTTCTCCTGGCTGTTCCACACCGTCTACTGCCACTCCGAGAAAGTGTCCCGCACCTTCTCCAA GTTGGATTACTCTGGCATCGCCCTGCTGATCATGGGCAGCTTCGTGCCCTGGCTCTACTACTCCTTCTACTGCTCCCCCCAGCCCCGCCTCATCTACCTGGTGATCATCTGCGTCCTGGGCATCACCGCCATCGTGGTGTCACAGTGGGATCGCTTCGCCACGCCACAGTACAGGGCCGTCCGCGCGG GGGTCTTCCTCGGGCTGGGGCTCAGCGGCCTGGTTCCCACCCTGCACTTCATGATCGCCGAGGGCTTCCTCAAGGCCACCACGGCGGGGCAGATAGGCTGGCTGTTCCTCATGGCCATCTGCTACATCCTGGGGGTGGCGCTGTACGCCGCCCGCATCCCCGAGAGGTTCTTCCCTGGCAAGTGTGACATCTGGGTGAGTGACATCTCCTGTTTCCCCAGCTGTGGGCCCATGTGCTGGGATCGGGAAGCGGGAGGTTGTGTTGGGATTGGGATTGGGATCCGTGTGCTGGGATTGGGAAAGTGTGTTGGGACTGGGATTGGGATTGGGGCATGTGTGCTGGGTTTGGGTTTGGAGCCCGTGTGCTGGTATGGGGAGGGTCTGTTGGGATTGGGGTTGGCTTCAGGCCCGTGGACTGGGATTGGGAAGAGGAAGGGTGTGTTGGGATTGGGATTGGGGCCCGTGTGCTGGGGTTGCGCTCATGAAGCACCTCATGAAGGTGGTTGGCTTAATATACTAAGGCTATGTATATGTTAA
- the LOC102687532 gene encoding adiponectin receptor protein 1-like isoform X3, with product MATASPCKPGTAALGPGETPALPLEQDGAAEPGVSGGEGERQAAASRPQAPRDETMKSEEEEEEEEEEEEEEVDPVRVLTLPLQAHHAMEKMEEFVFKVWEGRWRVIPHDVLPDWLKDNDFLLHGHRPPMPSFRACFRSIFRLHTETGNIWTHLIGFFFFLILGIGYMFSPNINFVAPVQEKVVFGVFFLGAVLCLCFSWLFHTVYCHSEKVSRTFSKLDYSGIALLIMGSFVPWLYYSFYCSPQPRLIYLVIICVLGITAIVVSQWDRFATPQYRAVRAGVFLGLGLSGLVPTLHFMIAEGFLKATTAGQIGWLFLMAICYILGVALYAARIPERFFPGKCDIWFHSHQIFHVLVVAGACVHLHGVSQLQAFRSSLGGGCTSDTML from the exons ATGGCAACCGCCTCCCCCTGCAAGCCTGGCACGGCGGCGCTCGGGCCCGGCGAGACCCCGGCGCTCCCGCTGGAGCAGGACGGAGCAGCGGAGCCCGGAGTG AGTGGAggtgagggagagaggcaggCCGCAGCATCAAGGCCTCAggccccccgagacgagacgatGAAGagtgaggaggaagaggaggaggaggaggaggaggaggaggaggaagtggATCCAGTCCGTGTTCTTACACTGCCCCTGCAGGCCCATCACGCCATGGAGAAGATGGAGGAGTTTGTGTTCAAG GTGTGGGAGGGGCGTTGGAGGGTGATCCCTCATGACGTGCTTCCCGATTGGCTGAAGGACAACGACTTCCTGCTGCACGGGCACCGCCCCCCCATGCCTTCGTTCCGAGCCTGTTTCCGCAGCATCTTCCGGCTGCACACGGAGACGGGAAACATCTGGACACACCTGATTG GGTTCTTCTTCTTCCTGATCCTGGGCATCGGCTACATGTTCAGTCCCAACATCAACTTCGTGGCGCCGGTGCAGGAGAAGGTGGTGTTCGGGGTCTTCTTCCTGGGGGCCGTGCTGTGCCTCTGCTTCTCCTGGCTGTTCCACACCGTCTACTGCCACTCCGAGAAAGTGTCCCGCACCTTCTCCAA GTTGGATTACTCTGGCATCGCCCTGCTGATCATGGGCAGCTTCGTGCCCTGGCTCTACTACTCCTTCTACTGCTCCCCCCAGCCCCGCCTCATCTACCTGGTGATCATCTGCGTCCTGGGCATCACCGCCATCGTGGTGTCACAGTGGGATCGCTTCGCCACGCCACAGTACAGGGCCGTCCGCGCGG GGGTCTTCCTCGGGCTGGGGCTCAGCGGCCTGGTTCCCACCCTGCACTTCATGATCGCCGAGGGCTTCCTCAAGGCCACCACGGCGGGGCAGATAGGCTGGCTGTTCCTCATGGCCATCTGCTACATCCTGGGGGTGGCGCTGTACGCCGCCCGCATCCCCGAGAGGTTCTTCCCTGGCAAGTGTGACATCTGG TTCCACTCGCACCAGATCTTCCACGTGCTGGTGGTGGCCGGGGCCTGTGTCCATCTCCATGGAGTCTCCCAGCTGCAGGCCTTCCGGTCCTCGCTGGGCGGCGGCTGCACCTCGGACACCATGCTGTGA
- the LOC102687532 gene encoding uncharacterized protein isoform X6 has protein sequence MPSFRACFRSIFRLHTETGNIWTHLIGFFFFLILGIGYMFSPNINFVAPVQEKVVFGVFFLGAVLCLCFSWLFHTVYCHSEKVSRTFSKLDYSGIALLIMGSFVPWLYYSFYCSPQPRLIYLVIICVLGITAIVVSQWDRFATPQYRAVRAVPLAPDLPRAGGGRGLCPSPWSLPAAGLPVLAGRRLHLGHHAVSPSWAPGPPIKYCRAARLRAEREITDPAREERESYSLIGLFHHASFQQIPPCPPCQMQKHNNVHFSLACTTTVLQDREVDSSYKRTSPFLSGFCLFLVLRCAGGSRSGQEDLRAPARFSDVTRRVWRCVLRHFPLKTHP, from the exons ATGCCTTCGTTCCGAGCCTGTTTCCGCAGCATCTTCCGGCTGCACACGGAGACGGGAAACATCTGGACACACCTGATTG GGTTCTTCTTCTTCCTGATCCTGGGCATCGGCTACATGTTCAGTCCCAACATCAACTTCGTGGCGCCGGTGCAGGAGAAGGTGGTGTTCGGGGTCTTCTTCCTGGGGGCCGTGCTGTGCCTCTGCTTCTCCTGGCTGTTCCACACCGTCTACTGCCACTCCGAGAAAGTGTCCCGCACCTTCTCCAA GTTGGATTACTCTGGCATCGCCCTGCTGATCATGGGCAGCTTCGTGCCCTGGCTCTACTACTCCTTCTACTGCTCCCCCCAGCCCCGCCTCATCTACCTGGTGATCATCTGCGTCCTGGGCATCACCGCCATCGTGGTGTCACAGTGGGATCGCTTCGCCACGCCACAGTACAGGGCCGTCCGCGCGG TTCCACTCGCACCAGATCTTCCACGTGCTGGTGGTGGCCGGGGCCTGTGTCCATCTCCATGGAGTCTCCCAGCTGCAGGCCTTCCGGTCCTCGCTGGGCGGCGGCTGCACCTCGGACACCATGCTGTGAGCCCCTCCTGGGCCCCAGGCCCTCCGATCAAATACTGCCGCGCCGCCAGGCTGAGAGCAGAGAGGGAGATCACCGACCCAGCccgggaggagagagagagttacTCATTGATCGGATTATTCCACCATGCAAGTTTCCAGCAAATCCCTCCTTGTCCCCCTTGTCAAATGCAAAAGCACAACAACGTCCATTTTTCTCTTGCGTGCACAACCACAGTTCTACAGGACAGGGAAGTGGATTCTTCATATAAAAGGACATCTCCTTTCTTGAGTGGTTTCTGCCTGTTCCTTGTGCTGCGTTGTGCTGGTGGTAGCAGGTCAGGTCAGGAAGACCTCAGGGCTCCGGCTAGATTCTCTGACGTGACAAGGAGGGTCTGGCGATGTGTCCTTAGACACTTCCCCCTGAAAACTCATCCCTGA